The Streptomyces sp. NBC_01463 DNA window GTGACGTCGCCGCACCGGGCACGAAGCTCAAGATAGGCGACCGGGCGATCCTGCCGTTCACATACGGAACTGAGAAGAAGGGCACCGTCGCCGTGACCGTTACGGCGATCGAGAAGGGCGCCGAGGCCGACATGGCCCCGTTCGGCGCGAAGGCGAAGGGCATGACGCCCTACTACATCCGCATGAAGGTGGAGAACGTCAGCGGCACCGACCTGTCGTACGCGTCCCTGAGGCTGCGCGGCAGGCTGGAGGGCGGCGGCCCCACGGGCGTCATCCTGATCGGCGACCTCCCGGGCAAGTGCGACAACGAAACGGCCCCGCGCGACTTCACCACCAAGGGCGCGTCGTACGAGACCTGCTCGCTCAGCGCCACGAAGACCGATCCCATCGCGGCCGCCTCGTTCGAGGAGGGTGACGCGTACAGCGACAGCCCGGTCCTCTGGACCAGCTGACCGCCCGTTCCCGTGTCCGCGCGCCGGGCATCTCGTCCTTGACGGCGTGCCCGGCCGGCGGCCACCCGCCTTCGAGCGCAGGCGTGCGGGCCCGAAGGGACGGCCGCGAAGAGGATCAGAGGATTTCGATGTCCTTGACCCGCGGCGGATTGTTCGGGAACGTGATGTCGGTCCACCGGTTGATGCGCACGGAATCGCCGTTCGCGTCGTAGTAGATGAGATCGTTGTTGCCCGTCGAGATCCGGTCGACCCACCAGTTGCCGAATCCGGTCCGGCCCTTGTTGGCGTAGCAGTCCACGCTGGTGCGACCGTCCAGGTGGGACCAGACCTTCAGGAAGTTCTCCCCGCCACGGCATTCGACGTGGTCGATGGCGGCGGCGTTACTCATGGGCATGACCATCGTGACCGCCGCGGTGGCGGCGATCGCCACGCCCACGGAACGGGCCGTCCTCTTCGTCTTCGAGATCACAAGTTCCCCTTCATTCAATGCCCGAACGGGAAGACGGTGGTCGCGGCCGAACGCATGAGGAGTAGAGAAGAAGTATTTTCCCACCTCTGCGCGGCCATTCCGTCATCCCATGCATTGCTCACTTGTTCTTGCTCTACGAAGATCCCCCAGGCGGCCACGCGGGGCAATCGTCCACGGCCTCAGGGTCCGGAAATGAACCCCTAAATGTCCAGATCGAGATGTTGGGGCTGATTACCCCTTAGGGGCGGTTTAGGCCCCACGTCTGCAAGGAGTACGGCCGCCCCTTCTCCTCCCCCTCGATCAGCGGCACGCCGAGCAGCCGGAAGCCCGTCGCCCTGGCCACCGAGACGCTGGCGGCGTTCTCCGCCTCCAGTTCGAGGATCACGTTCTCCACGCCCAGCTCCTCGAAGGCGTAGCCGGCCATCAGCCGCACCGCCCGCGCGGCCAGCCCCTGGCCGCGGTGTGCCGGGCCGACGGCGTAACCGAGTTCCGTGCCCTCGGGCGCGCGCCGCAGCATCACCTCGCCGAGCGGTGCGCCGCCGTCGAGGGTGATGGCGAGCAGGATGGACGTGCCCTCCGCCCGCAGCTGCCGGGCCCTGTCCAGCCGGGTCCGGGCGGCGGCTTCGTCGAACGGCGAGACGATCGGCGTCCAGTACGCGATGTCGGGGTGGTCGAACAGCCCGGGCATGGCGGCCAGATCCTCTTCCGCCCAGTCGCGCAGGACGAGGCCCTCCCCCGTGACGCGGAGGTCGTCGGGAAAGGGTGACGGGGTGCTGTTCATGGTGCGGGACCTCCCTGGCCTGTTCAGGACGAGGAAGGATATCCGGGGGCCGGCGGCGGACGCTGTGCCGCGGTGGGCCTCTCAGCCCAGGGCGTTCTCGACCAGCGCTGCCCACTGGGTGACGACTCTCCGCCGGCGGGCCGTGTCGTCGGTGAGGACGTTGGCGAGGCCCAGGCCGCGGGCCATGTCGAGGAGGCCCTGGACCGTTTCGCGCACGCCGGGGCGGGACTCGTCGGCGTGCAGGAGGCCGACGGCGATGCGGTGGGTCTCGCGGCCGACGCGGGCCTCCAGTTCGGTGACGCGGGGGCGGAGCTGCTCCTCGTTGGAGGCGGCGACCCAGAGTTGCAGGGCGGCGCGGAACAGCGGGCCCGTGTAGAGGTCGACGAGGGCGGCGACGACCGCGGCACGGTCCTGGTCGGGGAGGGCCCGCAGAGCGGCGGAGCGCTCCTCGGCGACGTATTCGACGGCCCCGGTGAACAGGTCCTCGCGGGTCGGGAAGTGGTGCTGGGCGGCGCCGCGCGAGACGCCGGCACGCATCGCGACCACGGAGACCGTGGAGCCGGCCCAGCCATGTTCGGCGAGGCAGGCGACCGCGGCTTCGAGGAGCTTCTGCCGGGTGGCGCGGCTGCGGTCCTGCTTGGGCGGTGTCACAGCAGCCATGCGGGGTCCCGTCGTTCCAGGAAGGCCGTCATCCCCTCCCGGGCCTCGTCGGAGGCGAAGAGTGCCGCGGAGCGGGCGATGAGGTCTTCGGCGTACTGATCGAAAGTCTCCCGCACAGTAGCCGTGACCAGCTCCTTCGATGCGGCCAGGCCCTGCGGCGAGGCTCTGCGCAGTCCGTCGAGTACCGGTACGAGCGCCTCGTCCACGTCCTCGGCGGCGATGCTCACGAGGCCGGTCCTGGCGGCTTCCGTCGCGTCGAAGCGCTCGCCGGTGAGGTAGTAGCGGGCCGCCGCCCGGGGCTCCAGGCGGGGCAGCAGCGGGAGGGAGATCACAGCGGGGGCGAGGCCGAGGCGGGATTCGGTCAGGGCGAAGGAGGAGCCGGGTCCCGCGACCGAGATGTCGCAGGCGGCGAGGAGGCCGAGGCCGCCGGCCCGGACGTGGCCGGTGACCCGGGCGACGACCGGTTTGGGAAGGGTGACGATCTGCCGCAGGAGGGCGACGAAGGCGTGCGGGTCGGCCGGGGCGGTGAGGTCGGCGCCCGCGCAGAACGTGTTGCCGGTGTGGGTGAGGACCACGGCCCGGACGGCGGCGTCCGCCGCGCAGGTGCCGAGGGCCTCGGCCAGGCCGGTCACGAGGCGTGCGGACAGGGCGTTGCGGTTGGCCGGGGAGTCGAGCGTGAGGGTGGTGATGCCACGCTCGTGCGTGGATGGGGCGAGGGTCATTGCTGCTTCTCCCTTTCGCGCAGTTCGCGGCGCAGGATCTTCCCGGACGCGGCGCGCGGCACCGCGTCGATGAACTCGGTCTGCCGGACCTTCTTGTACGGGGCGACGCGCTCGGCGACGTACACCATGACGTCGTCGGCGGTGATGTCCCGCGCGGCCGGCTGGCGGACGAGGAAGGCCTTGGGGATCTCGTTCCCGTCGGCGTCGTACACGCCGATGACGGCCGCGTCGGCGATCGCGGGGTGGGTGAGGAGGAGCGCCTCGAGTTCGGCGGGGGCCACCTGGTAGCCCTTGTACTTGATCAGTTCCTTGACCCGGTCGACGACGAACAGCCAGCCGTCCTCGTCGACCCTGCCGATGTCGCCGGTGTGCACCCAGCCGTCGGCGTCGATCATCTCGGCGGTGGCCTCGGGGCGGTTCAGGTAGCCCTTCATCACCTGCGGGCCGCGGATGAGGATCTCGCCGTCGGTGCCGGTTCCGGCGTCCTCGTCCGGGGCGTCGAGCGAGACGATCCGCATCTCGGTGCTGGGCAGCAGCGTGCCGACGGCTCCGGGCGGCGGGTTCTCCGCGGCGAGCGGGACGACGTGGGTGCCCGGTGAGAGCTCCGTCATCCCGTACGCCTGGCGTACGGGCGGCAGCCCCAGGCGCCGGGAGCAGGCGGTGGCGAGGTCCGCGTCGAGCGGGGCGGCGGCGCTGACGATGTACTCAAGCGAGGACAGGTCGTAGCGGTCGACGACCGGGTGCTTGGCGAGGGCCAGCACGATCGGCGGGGCCACGTACAGCCCGTTGATGCGGTGCGTCTCGATCGCGGCGAGGAACTGGGCGAGGTCGAAGCGCGGCAGGACCACGACGGTGGCGCCGGTGCGCAGGGGCGCGTTCATCAGGGCGGTGAGCCCGTAGATGTGGAAGAAGGGCAGGACGGCCAGGATGCGGTGGCCGGGGCCCATGGGGATGAAGGGGCTCAGCTGCTCCAGGTTGGTGGCCATGGAGCGGTGGGTGAGCATGACGCCCTTGGGGGTGCCGGTGGTGCCGGAGGAGTACGGCAGGGCGGCGATGTCCTCGGCCGGGTCGATCGTCACCATCGGCTCGGGGGCGGTGGTGGTCAGCATGTCGAGGACGGAGGTGTGTCCGTCGGCCTGGTCGCAGACGAAGATCTCCTGGATCCCGCCGACGAGTTCGGCGGCGCGGCGGGCCGTGCCCAGGAGCGGGGAGACGGTGACGATCCAGCGGGCGGAGGAGTCGCGGAGCTGTTTGGCGAACTCCTCGGCGGTGGCGAGCGGGTGGACGGTGGTGACGGTGGCACCGGCCCGGGTCGCGGCGAAGAAGACCGCCGGGTAGGCGATGGTGTTGGGGCTGTGCAGGGCGAGGACGTCGCCCTTGGCGACTCCGGCGGCGGCGAGACCGGCGGATATCTTCCGGTGGAAGCCGTCGAGCTGCCGGTATGTGAGCCGGCTCGCGTCGTCCGTCCCGTCGATCAGGGCGACGTTGTCGCCGAACTCCTCGGCGGCCCGGCCCAGGACGGCGTCGTGGATGGCCGTGTCGAGTGGCTGGACGTCGGGATAGTCGCTCCGGAACACGAACACCATGGCGGATGGTCCCTTCGGTGCGGAATGGCGGGACGGCGGGTGGGCCGTCCCGTACGACGCGTGGGGAGATGGCGTACGGTGCCGTGGCCGGGGCCGCCCCCGGGGGTCGGGGAGGGACGGGCCCGGCACGGTGTGGAGAGACAGAATGGCCCGCGTCAGTACGACTTGGGGAGACCCAGGGACTGGTGGGATACGTAGTTCAGGATCATTTCCCGGCTGACGGGCGCGATCCGGGCCACCCGGGACGCGGTGATCAGGGAGCCGAGGCCGTACTCGCGGGTGAGGCCGTTGCCGCCGAGGGTGTGGACGGCCTGGTCGACGGCCTTCACGCAGGCCTCCCCGGCCGCGTACTTCGCCATGTTGGCGGCCTCGCCCGCGCCGATGTCGTCGCCGTCGTCGTAGAGCCGGGCGGCCTTCTGCATCATCAGCCGGGCCAGTTCGAGTTCGATGTGGGCCTGGGCGAGGGGATGGGCGATGGCCTGGTGGGCGCCGATGGGCTCCTTCCACACCTGCCGGGTCTTCGCGTACTCGACGGCGCGGCCGAGCGCGTAGCGGCCCATGCCGATGCCGAACGCGGCGGTCATGATGCGTTCGGGGTTCAGCCCGGCGAAGAGCTGGAGCAGGCCCGCGTCCTCGTCTCCCACCAGCGCGTCGGCGGGCAGCCGTACGTCGTCGAGGACCAGCTCGAACTGCTTCTCCGGGGCCTGGAGTTCCATGTCGATCCGCGAGCGCAGGAAGCCGGGGGCCTCGCGCGGGACGATGAACAGGCAGGGCTTCAGCTTGCCCGACCTGGCGTCCTCGGTGCGGCCGACGATGAGGGTGGCGTCGGCGATGTCGACCCCGGAGACGAAGACCTTGCGCCCGGTGAGCACCCAGTCCTCGCCGTCGCGGCGGGCGGTGGTGGTGATCCGGTGGGAGTTGGAGCCGGCGTCGGGTTCGGTGATGCCGAAGGCCATGGTGAGGCTGCCGTCGGCGAGGCCGGGCAGCCACTGCCGCTTCTGGGCGTCGGTGCCGAAGCGGGCTATCACGGTGCCGCAGATGGCCGGCGAGACGACCATCATGAGCAGCGGCGAGCCGGCTGCCCCCAACTCCTCCAGGACTATGGAGAGTTCCGCCATGCCGCTGCCTCCGCCGCCGTACTCCTCGGGGAGGTTCACGCCGAGGTAGCCCAGCTTGGCGGCCTCGGCCCACAGTTCGCGGGGGTGGGCGCCGTCGCGGACGACGGACGTCATGTAGTCGCGCCCGTACCGCTTGCCGAGGGCGGCGACGGCGGTGCGCAGGGCCTGGTGCTCTTCGGTTTCGAGGACGGTGCTCATGCGTTCGGTTCCTCCTGTGCGTCAGTGACGACGGCGAGCAGGGCGCCGACCTCCACCTGGAGGCCGGGTGCGGCGTGGAGCGCGGTGAGGGTGCCGGACGCGGGGGCGAGGATGCGGTGCTCCATCTTCATCGCCTCCAGCCAGATCAGCGGCTGCCCGGCCTCGACGGTGCTCCCGGCCTCCAGTCCCTCCGCGAGGCGGACGACGGTGCCGGGCATCGGGGCGAGCAGGGAGCCGGGTTCGGTGCGTGCGGCGGGGTCGGTGAAGCGGGGCAGCGCGGTGAAGGCGTGGGAGCCGGTGGCGGTGTCCACGTACAGCCGCCGGTCGCGGCCGAGGATGTGGAAGTGCCTCGTGACGCCTTCCTGTTCGAGGGTGACGCGCGTGCGGCCCGCGGAGACGACGCGGACGCCCTCCGCGTCGACGGTCACACCGTCACGGGTGGTGCGGTAGGCGATCGCGTACTCGTGGCCGTCCGGCTCGCTGCGGTAGCTCCTGAGCTGGGGCTGAGAGGGGACGTTGCGCCAGGCGCCGAAGCGGACGAACCCGCCCGCGGTGGTCGATGTGGCGTTGCGGGCCGCCTCGGCGAGCGCGGCGGCGGTGGCGGCCAGCCGCACGTCCGCCGCGTCGGGCGCGGAGGCCATCGCGGCCAGGTGCCGGTCGTAGAAACCGGTGTCGAGGCGGGCGGCGACGTAGTCCGGGTGGCGCAGGGAGCGTACGAGCAGGTCGCGGTTGGTGACGGGGCCGTGGATGCGGGCGCGCTCCAGGGCGCGGGCGAGGAGGCGGACGGCTTCGGTGCGGGTGGGGGCGTGGGCGATGACCTTGGCGAGCATCGGGTCGTAGTGCACCCCGATGGTGTCGCCGCCGGTGTAGCCGGTGTCCAGGCGCAGACCCGGCTCGTCCGGCACGTCGAACGAGAGCAGTGCTCCGGTCTGCGGCTGCCAGTCACGCGCCGGGTCCTCGGCGTAGAGCCGGGCCTCGACGGCGTGCCCGACGGGCGTGGGCGGTTCGGCGGCGGGCAGCGGTTCTCCCTCCGCGATCCGCAGTTGCAGCGCCACCAGGTCGAGGCCGAACACGGCCTCCGTGACGGGGTGTTCGACCTGGAGGCGGGTGTTCATCTCCAGGAAGTAGGGCCGTTCGTCGGCGGTGACCAGGAACTCGACGGTGCCGGCGCCCCGGTATCCGACGGCCCGTGCGGCGGCCGTGGCGGCGGTGTGCAGCCGCTCGCGGAGCGCGCAGGTGAGACCGGGCGCGGGGGCCTCCTCGATGACCTTCTGGTGGCGGCGCTGGAGGGAGCAGTCGCGGGTGCCGAGTGCCCAGACGCCGTCGTGCCCGTCGGCCATGACCTGGACCTCGACGTGCCGGCCGCGCTCCACGTACGGCTCGGCGAAGACCTCGCCGTCCCCGAAAGCGGACAGCGCCTCGGCCGCCGCGGCCGTCAGCTCACCGGGCAGGTCGCCCAGTTCCCGGACGATCCGCATGCCGCGTCCGCCGCCTCCGGCAGCCGCCTTCAGCAGCAGCGGCAGGTCCTCGGCGGTGGCGGCCGCCGGGTCGACGGCGGCGAGCAGCGGAACCCCGGCCGCGGCCATCAGCTCCTTGGCGCGGGTCTTGGACGCCATCAGTTCGATGGCCCCGGCCGGCGGGCCCACCCAGAGCAGCCCGGCGTCCTGCACGGCGGCGGCGAATCCGGCGTTCTCGGAGAGGAAGCCGTACCCGGGGTGGACGGCGTCGGCGCCCGCGGCGAGCGCGGCGGCGACGACGAGGTCGCCGCGCAGATACGTGTCGGCGGGGGCCGCCCCCGGCAGCCGTACGGCGGTGTCGGCCTCCCGTAC harbors:
- a CDS encoding oxidoreductase; the encoded protein is MISKTKRTARSVGVAIAATAAVTMVMPMSNAAAIDHVECRGGENFLKVWSHLDGRTSVDCYANKGRTGFGNWWVDRISTGNNDLIYYDANGDSVRINRWTDITFPNNPPRVKDIEIL
- a CDS encoding GNAT family N-acetyltransferase, with amino-acid sequence MNSTPSPFPDDLRVTGEGLVLRDWAEEDLAAMPGLFDHPDIAYWTPIVSPFDEAAARTRLDRARQLRAEGTSILLAITLDGGAPLGEVMLRRAPEGTELGYAVGPAHRGQGLAARAVRLMAGYAFEELGVENVILELEAENAASVSVARATGFRLLGVPLIEGEEKGRPYSLQTWGLNRP
- a CDS encoding TetR/AcrR family transcriptional regulator, with the translated sequence MAAVTPPKQDRSRATRQKLLEAAVACLAEHGWAGSTVSVVAMRAGVSRGAAQHHFPTREDLFTGAVEYVAEERSAALRALPDQDRAAVVAALVDLYTGPLFRAALQLWVAASNEEQLRPRVTELEARVGRETHRIAVGLLHADESRPGVRETVQGLLDMARGLGLANVLTDDTARRRRVVTQWAALVENALG
- a CDS encoding enoyl-CoA hydratase family protein, with amino-acid sequence MTLAPSTHERGITTLTLDSPANRNALSARLVTGLAEALGTCAADAAVRAVVLTHTGNTFCAGADLTAPADPHAFVALLRQIVTLPKPVVARVTGHVRAGGLGLLAACDISVAGPGSSFALTESRLGLAPAVISLPLLPRLEPRAAARYYLTGERFDATEAARTGLVSIAAEDVDEALVPVLDGLRRASPQGLAASKELVTATVRETFDQYAEDLIARSAALFASDEAREGMTAFLERRDPAWLL
- a CDS encoding 4-coumarate--CoA ligase family protein; translated protein: MVFVFRSDYPDVQPLDTAIHDAVLGRAAEEFGDNVALIDGTDDASRLTYRQLDGFHRKISAGLAAAGVAKGDVLALHSPNTIAYPAVFFAATRAGATVTTVHPLATAEEFAKQLRDSSARWIVTVSPLLGTARRAAELVGGIQEIFVCDQADGHTSVLDMLTTTAPEPMVTIDPAEDIAALPYSSGTTGTPKGVMLTHRSMATNLEQLSPFIPMGPGHRILAVLPFFHIYGLTALMNAPLRTGATVVVLPRFDLAQFLAAIETHRINGLYVAPPIVLALAKHPVVDRYDLSSLEYIVSAAAPLDADLATACSRRLGLPPVRQAYGMTELSPGTHVVPLAAENPPPGAVGTLLPSTEMRIVSLDAPDEDAGTGTDGEILIRGPQVMKGYLNRPEATAEMIDADGWVHTGDIGRVDEDGWLFVVDRVKELIKYKGYQVAPAELEALLLTHPAIADAAVIGVYDADGNEIPKAFLVRQPAARDITADDVMVYVAERVAPYKKVRQTEFIDAVPRAASGKILRRELREREKQQ
- a CDS encoding acyl-CoA/acyl-ACP dehydrogenase, which codes for MSTVLETEEHQALRTAVAALGKRYGRDYMTSVVRDGAHPRELWAEAAKLGYLGVNLPEEYGGGGSGMAELSIVLEELGAAGSPLLMMVVSPAICGTVIARFGTDAQKRQWLPGLADGSLTMAFGITEPDAGSNSHRITTTARRDGEDWVLTGRKVFVSGVDIADATLIVGRTEDARSGKLKPCLFIVPREAPGFLRSRIDMELQAPEKQFELVLDDVRLPADALVGDEDAGLLQLFAGLNPERIMTAAFGIGMGRYALGRAVEYAKTRQVWKEPIGAHQAIAHPLAQAHIELELARLMMQKAARLYDDGDDIGAGEAANMAKYAAGEACVKAVDQAVHTLGGNGLTREYGLGSLITASRVARIAPVSREMILNYVSHQSLGLPKSY
- a CDS encoding acety-l/propionyl-CoA carboxylase subunit alpha — translated: MITTLLVANRGEIACRIFRTCRALGIATVAVYSDADADALHVREADTAVRLPGAAPADTYLRGDLVVAAALAAGADAVHPGYGFLSENAGFAAAVQDAGLLWVGPPAGAIELMASKTRAKELMAAAGVPLLAAVDPAAATAEDLPLLLKAAAGGGGRGMRIVRELGDLPGELTAAAAEALSAFGDGEVFAEPYVERGRHVEVQVMADGHDGVWALGTRDCSLQRRHQKVIEEAPAPGLTCALRERLHTAATAAARAVGYRGAGTVEFLVTADERPYFLEMNTRLQVEHPVTEAVFGLDLVALQLRIAEGEPLPAAEPPTPVGHAVEARLYAEDPARDWQPQTGALLSFDVPDEPGLRLDTGYTGGDTIGVHYDPMLAKVIAHAPTRTEAVRLLARALERARIHGPVTNRDLLVRSLRHPDYVAARLDTGFYDRHLAAMASAPDAADVRLAATAAALAEAARNATSTTAGGFVRFGAWRNVPSQPQLRSYRSEPDGHEYAIAYRTTRDGVTVDAEGVRVVSAGRTRVTLEQEGVTRHFHILGRDRRLYVDTATGSHAFTALPRFTDPAARTEPGSLLAPMPGTVVRLAEGLEAGSTVEAGQPLIWLEAMKMEHRILAPASGTLTALHAAPGLQVEVGALLAVVTDAQEEPNA